The DNA sequence GAAAGCCGGAGACTCCAGCCTGGTTACCGGCACCGTCAGCGACTCAACGGGAATATTCCTGCTGGAAAACCTGGCTTCGGGCAAATACATTATAAAAGCAAGTTTCCTGGGTTATGAAAGTGCTTTTTCCGGGCCTTTCCAGGCGGGAGGAGCAGCGCCGGCGCATAACGCAGGCACCCTGGTCATGAAGCAGGATACCGGCCTGCTGCAATCGGTAACGGTAACCGGTCAGAAACCCCTTATCGAACAAAAGCTCGACCGTACCGTACTCAACGTGGAAAACAGCATCCTGGCGCAAGGAAATACCGCGCTGGAAGTACTGGAAAAAGCTCCCGGCGTCATGGTAGATAACGACGGAAATATCAGCCTGAAAGGAAAGCCTGGTGTGCTGATCATGATAGACGGTAAACCTACCTATCTCTCCCAGCAGCAGGTAAGTACCATGCTGCAAAGCATGTCCTCGAACAATATTGCGCGCGTGGAAATCATCACTAACCCTTCGGCTAAATACGAAGCGGCTGGTAACTCCGGGATTATAAACATTGTACTGAAAAAGAACAAGAATGCCGGTGTGAACGGCAGCGCCAACGCCTCCTTCAGCCAGGGAAAGAAATACCGGGCCGACGGGGGGCTTAACCTGAACTACCGGAATAAAAAACTGAACATATTCGGCAATTACAGTTACGGTCAGCGAATGGGCGATCGCCAGCTCGACATCAGCCGCAATTTTTTCGTTTCCGGCAGCGATATTATCGACCGCAGCTTCCTGCAGGAGGCTCACATGAAAATGCCCTCGCATAACCATTCCGTAAAAGGCGGCGTTGACTATTATCTCGATGAAAAAAACACCATTGGGGTAATGCTTAGCGGAAACATTGGCGAATGGGAAAGCGATAACCCCACCCTTAGCAGCATCTTACATCCGGATGAAAGCCTTCACTCGGGTTCCCGTTCGCTGAATGTAACCAGTAATCACTGGAACAACCTCACCTATAATTTTAATTACAAACACATGTTTGATTCGGCGGGAAAAGAACTCACCGCTGACATGGATTATTCACGGTCGGATTATGGCTCCGACCAGAATTTTCATACCGATTTTTTCGATGCCGCCGGTGAAACCGTCAGCCAGGCATCCGTACGGCGCGGCTCCCTCCCTTCGCTCACCGATATTTACGCGGGAAAGATCGACTATGTACATCCCTTCAAGAACGGGATCAAACTGGAGACCGGCTGGAAGAGCAGTTTTGTGACAACGGATAACAACGTCCGGTACGACAGCCTGGCAGGAAACAACTGGGTGGTTGACCATGCCACCACCAATCATTTCACCTACCGGGAGAACATTAATGCCGGCTACCTGAATTTCAGCAAGGACTTCAAGGGTTTCAGCCTGCAAATAGGCCTCCGCGGCGAGCAAACTATTACAGAAGGGCACCAGGTCACGACCGATTCCCTTGTTAAAAGGAACTATTTCCAGTTATTTCCCAGTGTTTTCCTGCGGAAAGAATTGAACAAGAATCACCAGCTGCAGCTGTCCTACAGCCGACGCGTCAATCGGCCCGACTATGAAAGCCTTAACCCTTTCCGTTATTATATCGACCCATACACCTATGAAGAAGGGAATCCTTACCTGGAACCCCAGACGACCCATTCAATGGAATTCAGCCATGTATTTAAAGGGAAATTCACTACCACCGTCAATTTCAGCCACACCGACGACGTAATGACGGAAGTGGCCCGGCAAATTGATTCCACCAATACCACATACGTTACGCGCGAGAACCTGAGTACGCAGAACAATTACGGCCTCAGCATCACCGCTCCCGTTCCCATCACCAGCTGGTGGATGTCCAACAACTATTTCAACATCTTTTACAACCAGTATAAGGGGGAATATCTTGGTGACTTTGTCAATACCGGGCTGGCTTCCTTTAATTTCAACTCGCAGAACACCTTCACGCTCAAAAACGGCTTTTCATTGGAACTGAGCGGATTTTACAATTCGAAAGCTGTTTACGGCCTCCTCATTGCCCAACCCATGTACATGGTTTCAGCAGGAATCCAGAAAACCGTGCTGGATAAAAAAGGCACCATTAAATTCAATGTCAGCGACGTATTCAATACCCGGCGTTTCAGGGGCGATATCCGCTACCAGAACATGGATATCGGTATCCGCAACACCTGGGACAGCCGCATGGGCACGCTCTCGTTCAGCTACCGTTTCGGCAAGGAGGACATTAAACCCGCCCGCCGCAGGAATACCGGCAGCGAAGCCGAGCAGAACCGCATCCGCGGCGGGGGTAACTGACAACGATAGAATTTTCTTTTTTGAATGTTAACGATTTCGGCAAATTCCCTATAGTAGGAATTTGGTCGGGGGACTGTAATGCAAGAATATTTGCTTTAGCTATTTAATTTTTAATGATTATCCGCAATTATACCTGGCCTTTCCGTACCATGTATCGGCAACAGCAGCAACTATAAGCCGATCAAACAACTCTTTCCCAAAGTAGCGTCGGTTGACTTTATAGCAGAACTCATCGAGGTAGTTCTGAAGGTAGTCTGCTTTCACCTGATGGTTGATGCCCAAAAGGGCACGTTTAGCATTACTGATCATCGTATGCACCCAGGGTAGTACCTTGGAGGCTTCCTCAGGCTTAACGGTTCTCCGGACATGTTTGGAGACAATTTCGCTCAGTCTGTTAAAACCGCGCCACCCATCGCTCTTGATGGTCGTCACCGCCCGGGTACCACCCTGAACGGCTTGATTTACCGTAAGTGCTGAACTGTCAGGCACCACCACCATTTTCACGTAACGGAATGAAGATGATTTCTTATGCTTCTTGGGACGGCCTACTTTGGGTTCCACCTTGGCCATGACCACGACTTTGCTCTGCCCCTGGCTGCCACGGCCTCTTTTGGGAGGTTCATCGTCTTTCTCCTCTGAATGGGTCTTGAAAAAAGCATCATCCAATTCCACCACCCCTTCAAAATCATACTGCTCATCCCGAATGCCCATTACCGAGCGCAGCTTGTGCATCATGGCCCAAATGGGCTCATACCGTTTATGACCCAGCTGGCGCTGAAGTTCCAATGCCGAAATCCCCTTCTTGGTCATCGTCATCAGGTAAATCGCATATAACCAGTATTGAAACGGAAGTTTGGAACTTTCCATCACCGTTCCGCTACGAAGCGTTAGCCGATAACGGCAGCGTTTACAGTCGTGCGAATTGTAGGTCGTATTCCAATAATGCTCCCGGCTACCACATTTCTTACACACGATGCCCTGACGTTCCTTTATTGCTCTAAAATGAGCAATGCAGCTCGCCTCGTCAGGATACCGTTTTACAAACTCTATAAAATTCATAATCGCTTCTTTGATGCCCTAATATAAGCATTTAGGTAGTATTACGGACAATCATTTAATTTTTTTAACTTCATTATCCAGTTACTTCTCTTTTAACTAACCGCAAATTTAAAATGTTCGCTATTTTATTTTTCGGACTCCTAGCAGTTAATCGCAAGTGCATAAGAAGCATGCATAAAAATCCAACCCAGATTTCAAAAAAAGGTGTAACTGTTCACAATAACATTCTACTAGTGGCCCCCTTCCGATGGATATCGCGAAGATATTTGATTGTAAACCAAACCATATAAGTTATGAAAAAAACTTTACTCATCTTCAGTATCTTGTCTGCAGTTCTTAAAACAACATTATCGTTTTCGCAAACAACAGATTGGCAGTGTAAAACAGTAGCATCTGAGCAAGCTATAATCACTGATCAGTTCAAGATTCAAGGAATTTCACCCTTGGTTCCGTCTCGTCACATTGTTCGTCTGTATTTTCATATTGTTCGCAGAACGAACGGAAGTGGGGGTTTAACCACCAGTCAAGTGAACACAGCCCTTTCAATTCTCCGAAATGACTTCTCAAACACCGAAATCTGTTTTATTGAAAAAGGGCGATCGTTTGTTAATAGTGATTACTACTATGATTTTTATACAGATCCAGCCGCAAAATTCCCTCAGCTCATAAATGTTAATCATCAATCTGACGCAATAAATATATATCTATTGCCGCCATCAGGTTGGCCCGGAGCTGGTAAAGCCCAGGGGATTCGGACAAATGCCTTAGTCGTTGATGGATACATGGCTCTCACATCCGTAATCACCCACGAAGTGGGGCATTGTTTAGGCCTTTATCATACTCACCATGGAACTGTGAGTGAGGAAGGCGACCCTGATCAATGTCCGGAGTTGGTAAATGGTAGTAATGGACATAATTGTGGTGACTACGTTTGGGATACACCAGCAGATCCAAATAAATGGTCAGGTTGTCTGTATAACGGTCTTGTTACTGATGCGAATGGGCAGCCGTACAACCCTGATAATGATAATTTAATGTCTTATGTTGACCCGGGCTGTTTAGACGTATTCACTTCTGGTCAAATTGAACGTATGCATGCCATGATTAACTCGAATTACCCAAACATATTAGATAATGTAATTGTTAAAATGCCTGTTTCTGGACCAGAAGTCGTTTGTTCTTCCGAAACATATACAGTTGCTAATACTCCTCCTGGTTCTACTATTACATGGACTGCCAGTCCTTCAGGTATTGTCTCCATAACGCCAAATGGCACAAGTGCAACCGTCACTAAAATCAACCAGGGACACTTCACATTGAAGGCCACGATTACACATTCCTCTTTTTGTAATAGCCAACCAATCGAAGTGGGTTTAGCAGATATTCATGCAGGAACCTATACCAGCAGCGATTATCCGATCATGGGACCATATATCGCAAACTGTAACCAATACGTTTACTATTATACAGATGAATTGCCAGATGCAACTAATTATGACTGGTTTTGGCCAGCAGGCTGGACTTACGTAAGCGGCCAGGGAGGGCCATCCATAACCTTAATAACGAACAACAATAGTGGCACAGTAGGACTTCGAGTTGACAATATATGTGGCCTGGCTGGCAGTCCATTTACAAAATCAACCTCTATAACCGGGCCATGCTTTCAAATTTCTGTTTATCCAAATCCAGCTAGGGATAAAGTAAATGTGAAAATTAGCGATATGAATGGAGTATTGGGCGAAAAACCATTGGCTTATTTCGCAGAAAAAATGCCTCTAATAAAAGAAGCCCATCTGTATAACTATTCAGGTATTTTAATAGAATCGGTACGATATCCGGATGGAAACGAAAAAGTCGTTTTTTCTACTGTTGATCTTCCAGCGGGAAACTATATTATCCGAGCTACCGATGGAAAAGACTGGGGGAGTACAAACTTAATTATTCAATAAACGCTAGCTGTATGCGAAATATGCGGATTAGTACTTACCGTCGAAACCTTGATGCTTGACTCCATCTTGCTATCTTTGGCTCTTGTTATTCATATAAATAATGAAACCCCGTCCTTCCTTACTGGTCATTGAAGAAGACTGCCTGCTGCTGATGCGTTACAATTATAACGGGCGCAGGGTGTACGGCATCCCCGGCGGAAACCCGGATGAAGGCGAGTCCCTCCAGGACGCCCTTATCAGGGAACTACGCGAGGAACTCCAGGTGGCCGTTCAGCCCGGCGACATGATATTCTCCGCAGAAACCGTT is a window from the Anseongella ginsenosidimutans genome containing:
- a CDS encoding M43 family zinc metalloprotease → MKKTLLIFSILSAVLKTTLSFSQTTDWQCKTVASEQAIITDQFKIQGISPLVPSRHIVRLYFHIVRRTNGSGGLTTSQVNTALSILRNDFSNTEICFIEKGRSFVNSDYYYDFYTDPAAKFPQLINVNHQSDAINIYLLPPSGWPGAGKAQGIRTNALVVDGYMALTSVITHEVGHCLGLYHTHHGTVSEEGDPDQCPELVNGSNGHNCGDYVWDTPADPNKWSGCLYNGLVTDANGQPYNPDNDNLMSYVDPGCLDVFTSGQIERMHAMINSNYPNILDNVIVKMPVSGPEVVCSSETYTVANTPPGSTITWTASPSGIVSITPNGTSATVTKINQGHFTLKATITHSSFCNSQPIEVGLADIHAGTYTSSDYPIMGPYIANCNQYVYYYTDELPDATNYDWFWPAGWTYVSGQGGPSITLITNNNSGTVGLRVDNICGLAGSPFTKSTSITGPCFQISVYPNPARDKVNVKISDMNGVLGEKPLAYFAEKMPLIKEAHLYNYSGILIESVRYPDGNEKVVFSTVDLPAGNYIIRATDGKDWGSTNLIIQ
- a CDS encoding TonB-dependent receptor, with the protein product MTAKTPFRKLLFNSMLLLLLLIAVTPSYSQQTGSAASPGLSGKTGTVSVTGKITSESGNPIAFVNIALLKAGDSSLVTGTVSDSTGIFLLENLASGKYIIKASFLGYESAFSGPFQAGGAAPAHNAGTLVMKQDTGLLQSVTVTGQKPLIEQKLDRTVLNVENSILAQGNTALEVLEKAPGVMVDNDGNISLKGKPGVLIMIDGKPTYLSQQQVSTMLQSMSSNNIARVEIITNPSAKYEAAGNSGIINIVLKKNKNAGVNGSANASFSQGKKYRADGGLNLNYRNKKLNIFGNYSYGQRMGDRQLDISRNFFVSGSDIIDRSFLQEAHMKMPSHNHSVKGGVDYYLDEKNTIGVMLSGNIGEWESDNPTLSSILHPDESLHSGSRSLNVTSNHWNNLTYNFNYKHMFDSAGKELTADMDYSRSDYGSDQNFHTDFFDAAGETVSQASVRRGSLPSLTDIYAGKIDYVHPFKNGIKLETGWKSSFVTTDNNVRYDSLAGNNWVVDHATTNHFTYRENINAGYLNFSKDFKGFSLQIGLRGEQTITEGHQVTTDSLVKRNYFQLFPSVFLRKELNKNHQLQLSYSRRVNRPDYESLNPFRYYIDPYTYEEGNPYLEPQTTHSMEFSHVFKGKFTTTVNFSHTDDVMTEVARQIDSTNTTYVTRENLSTQNNYGLSITAPVPITSWWMSNNYFNIFYNQYKGEYLGDFVNTGLASFNFNSQNTFTLKNGFSLELSGFYNSKAVYGLLIAQPMYMVSAGIQKTVLDKKGTIKFNVSDVFNTRRFRGDIRYQNMDIGIRNTWDSRMGTLSFSYRFGKEDIKPARRRNTGSEAEQNRIRGGGN
- a CDS encoding IS1595 family transposase; this encodes MNFIEFVKRYPDEASCIAHFRAIKERQGIVCKKCGSREHYWNTTYNSHDCKRCRYRLTLRSGTVMESSKLPFQYWLYAIYLMTMTKKGISALELQRQLGHKRYEPIWAMMHKLRSVMGIRDEQYDFEGVVELDDAFFKTHSEEKDDEPPKRGRGSQGQSKVVVMAKVEPKVGRPKKHKKSSSFRYVKMVVVPDSSALTVNQAVQGGTRAVTTIKSDGWRGFNRLSEIVSKHVRRTVKPEEASKVLPWVHTMISNAKRALLGINHQVKADYLQNYLDEFCYKVNRRYFGKELFDRLIVAAVADTWYGKARYNCG